The window TCTCGACCGCCTGGTCGCCTCTGCCGAGGCCGCGGGCGCCCTGGGCGCCAAGCTCACCGGCGGCGGGCGCGGCGGCTGCGTGCTCGCCCTGGCCGAGACGGCGCAGAACGCCGAGACGATCGCGGCGGCGATGCGCGAGAACGGCGCCGAGCGCACATGGATGCTGCGCCCCGAAGAGACCACTGCATGAGCACCGCCGTCGCCCACCCGAACATCGCCCTCGTCAAATACTGGGGCAAGCGCGACGACTCGCTCATCCTGCCCCTCACCGGCAGTCTCTCGCTGACTCTCGACGTGTTTCCGACCACGACCACCGTCGTCGTCGACCCGCACGCCGAGGCCGATCAGATCGTCTTCGACGCAGCACCGGCCACCGGCTCGGCCGCCGCCCGCATCACCGCCTTCCTCGACCTTGTGCGCACCCTCGCCGGCACGAACGCCCGCGCCCGCGTCGACACGCGCAACTCCGTGCCCACCGGCGCGGGGCTGGCCTCGAGCGCGTCGGGCTTCGCGGCGCTCGCCGTCGCAGCCGCCGACGCCTACGGCCTCACCCTCGACCAGAGGGCGCTGAGCAGGCTGGCTCGCCGCGGCTCGGGCTCGGCGTGCCGCTCGATCATCCCGGGAGCGGCCATCTGGCATGCCGGCCTCGACGATGCCACCTCGTTCGCCGAACACGTCGACGGTCCCGACCTCGGCATGGTGATCGCCGTGGTGGATGCCGGAGCCAAGGCTGTCTCGAGCCGCGAAGCCATGCGTCGCACCCGCGACACTTCGCCGTATGCCGACGCATGGGTGCACGCGGCCGAGGCCGACCTCGCTCTCATGCAGCAGGCTTTCGCCGCCGGTGATATCGGCATGATCGGCGAGGTGACCGAATCCAACGCGCTGCGCATGCACGCGGCGATCATGGGATGCCGCCCGCCGATCCGCTACCTGGCGCCGCAGAGCGTGGCCCTCTTCGACGCCGCCGCCCGCCTGCGGGCGCAGGGTCTGCAGGCGTACGCCACCGCCGACGCCGGGCCCAATGTCGTGTTCGTCTGCCCGGCCGGCGAGGTCGATGCCGTGCGCGAAGCGCTGACCGCCGACATGCCGGGCGAGCGACTCATCGCCGCCCGTGCCGGGGCCGGCGCCCACCTCGTCGAGGTGACGGCATGATCCGCGAGCAGGCGCCCGGCAAGCTGTTCATCGCGGGCGAGTATGCGGTCGTCGAGCCGGGGGAGCCCTCGGTGCTGGTCGCCGTCGACCGCCACATCACCGTCGAAGTCGAACCGGCCGACACCCGCGGCAGCATCTCTTCCGATCAATACGGTCGCGCCCCGCTGCTGTGGACGCGCGACGACGGCGTCGTCGTGCTCGACCAGGACCACGCGCCCTATGACTACGTGCTCTCGGCACTGGGCGCCGTCGAGCAGCTCGCCGCGGCGCGCGGCATCCCGCCCCTGTTCTGCGACATCCGCATCTCCAGTCAGCTCGACGACGTGTCGGGGCGCAAGTTCGGTCTCGGGTCGTCGGCGGCGGTCACCGTCGCCACGGTGCGTGCGCTCGACCGGCTGTACGGCCTCGAGCTCACGCCGATGCAGCTTTTCAAGCTCGCCCTGATAGCGACCGTGCGCGTCTCGCCGGCCGCCTCGGGTGGCGATGTCGCCGCCAGCGCCTTCGGCGGCTGGATCGCCTACAGTGCCCCCGACCGCGCGTGGGTGCGCAGCGAGGCCGAGACGCAGGGGGTCGCTGCGCTTCTCGACCAGGACTGGCCGGCGCTGTCGGTGCACCGCCTGCCGGCCCCCACCGGCCTGCGGCTTCTGGTGGGCTGGACCGGACAGCCGGCCTCGACCGAGCGTCTGGTGGGCAGCGTGCAGCACCGCAAGCCTGCCGGCGAGAGCCGGTATCGCGAGTTCGTCGATGACAGTCGCGCGGCCGTCGAGCAGCTCGTCGACGCGCTGCAGCGGCGCGATGCCGCAGGCACTCTGCACGCCATCCGGCTTGCCCGCACGGCCCTGGGCGATCTGGCCCGGCACGCCGGGTTGCAGATCGAGACGCCCGCGCTGACGGCTCTGTGCGAAATCGCCACCGCGGCCGGGGCCGCAGCCAAATCGTCGGGTGCCGGTGGTGGTGACTGCGGCATCGTGTTGGCCCCGCCGGAGGCCGACATCCACCGAATGCTGACAGAGTGGGAGCTGAACGACATTCGCCACCTCGATCTGAAGGTGTACGACGTTCAGGGGGCCATTCGTGAGCAGTGAGCGCAGCAGCGATGAGTAGCGGGCGTAAAGACCAGCACGTCGACCTCGCCGACGCACAGCAGCAGGACCGCCCGGCGCACAACGACTTCGACGATGTGCGGTTCGTGCACCACGCGCTGGCCGGCATCGACCGCGAGCGGGTGAGTCTTTCCACCGCGTTCGCGGGGATCGACTGGCCGGTGCCCCTCTATGTGAACGGCATGACCGGCGGCAGCGCGCGCACCGGTGAGATCAATCGCTCGCTGGCGATCGCCGCCCGAGAGACCGGCGTTCCGATCGCCACCGGCTCGATGAGCGTCGCGCTGCGCGATCCCGACATGATCGGCACCTTCCGGGTGATGCGTGACGAGAACCCCGGCGGGTTCGTGATGGCCAATCTCAGCGCCGATGCGACGCCCGACGATGCCGCGCGCGTGGTCGATCTGCTGCAGGCAGACGCTCTGCAAGTGCATCTGAACAGCGTGCAAGAAACGGTCATGCCCGAAGGCAGCCGCGACTTCTCGGCCTGGCCGGGCAATCTGGCGGCGATCGTCGAGCGGCTCGAGGTGCCGGTGATCGTCAAAGAGGTCGGTTTCGGCCTCAGCCGCCCCACGCTCGAACGTCTCGCGCAGCTCGGGGTCGCCGTCGCCGACGTCAGCGGCGCCGGCGGCACCGATTTCGCGCGCATCGAGAACGCGCGGCGCGCCGAGAACGACTATGCGTTCATGACCGGGTGGGGGCAGTCGGCCGTGTGCAGTCTGCTGGATGCGGGGGATGCCGCGCCCGGCGGCATCCCGGATCTTGTGGCATCGGGGGGCGTACGCACACCGCTCGACGTGGTGCGCGCGCTGGCGCTGGGTGCGCACGCGGTGGGCGTGTCGGGTGTGTTCCTGCACGCGGTGCTGCGCGGTGGAGAAGACGCGCTGATAGCGCGCATCGGCGCCTGGCTGGAACAGATCGCCCAGCTGCATGCGCTACTGGGGGCATCCACTCCGGCCGAACTGGCGCGCACCGATCTGCTGCTGCGCGGCGATGTGCGTGAATTCTGCGAGCTGCGCGGTATCGACGCGGCCGCCTTCAGCCGGCGCGGTGAGCGCCACACAGGGAGTTCAGATGAGGGATGACACCGTCAGCGCGGCCCCGGTCCCGCTCAAGTGGGTGGGGCCGATCTCGATCAGCGGCAACGTCATGAGCGGGCTGCACGAGGTGCCGCTGGCCACCTATGAGACGCCGCTGTGGCCGTCGGTGGGTCGCGGGGCGAAGATCTCCACGCTCTGCGAGCGCGGCATCGTCGCGACTCTCATCGATGAGCGGATGGCCCGGTCGGTGCTGTTCGAGGCAGATGACGCCGGCACCGCATTGGCGGCCGTGCAGGCGCTCGATGCCCGCCGCGACGAGCTGCAGCAGGTCATCTCGCGAGCCAGCCGGTTCGCCAAGCTGCTCGATCTGCACCACCAGATCGTCGGCAATCTGCTGTTTCTGCGTTTCGAGCTGTCGACGGGGGATGCCTCGGGTCACAACATGGTCACCCTGGCCGCCGACAAGCTGATGGACCACATCCTGTCCACGATCCCCGGCCTGCGCTACGGGTCGATTTCGGGCAACTACTGCTCCGACAAGAAGGCCACCGCCGTCAACGGCATTCTCGGGCGCGGCAAGAACGTCGTCACCGAGCTGCTCATCCCGCGCGAGGTGGTCACCCGTCGGCTGCACACCAGCCCCGAGGCGATCGCCGAGCTGAACGTGCGCAAGAACCTGATCGGCACCATCACCGCGGGCGGTCTGCGCAGCGCCAATGCGCACTACGCCAATATGCTGCTGGCGTTCTACCTGGCCACCGGGCAAGATGCCGCCAACATCGTGGAGGGCTCGCAGGGCATCACGCATGCCGAAGTGCGCGGCGGCGACCTGTACTTCTCGTGCACGCTGCCCAACCTCATCGTCGGCACCGTCGGCAACGGGAAAGACCTCGCGTTCGTCGAGCAGAACATCGCACGGCTCGGCTGCGCCGACGACCGGGAGCCGGGAGAGAACGCCCGCCGACTCGCGGTGCTGTGCGCGGCCACTGTGCTGTGTGGCGAGCTGTCGCTCATGGCCGCGCAGACCAATCCCGGCGAGCTGATGGCCGCCCATGTGAACATCGAGAGGAAGAACGCACGATGACGATCGGCATCAGCGACCTCGCCTTCGCCACCGCCCACCAGGTGCTCGACCTGCAGCAGCTGGCCGATGTGCAGGGCATCGACGTGGGCAAGTTCTACATCGGCATCGGGCAGAGCCAGATGAGCGTGCCCACCGCCGACGAAGACATCGTGACGATGGGCGCCGAGGCGGCCGCGCAGATTCTCGCACGGCACGGATCCGACGGCATCCGCACGCTGCTTTTCGCCACCGAGTCGGGCATCGACCAATCCAAGTCGGCGGGCGTGTTCGTCCACGGCCTGCTGGGCATGGGTGAGCATTGCCGTGTGGTCGAGCTCAAGCAGGCCTGCTACTCGGCCACGGCGGCTCTGCAGTTCGCCCTGGGCATCGTCGCCCGCGATGCGAGCGAGAAGGTGCTGGTGATCGCCAGCGACGTCGCCCGGTATGCGCTGGATTCCAGCGGCGAACCCACCCAGGGCGCCGCAGCGGTCGCATTTCTGGTCACCGCCGACCCCGCTCTGATCGAGATCGAACCGGTCACCGGACTGCACACCGACGACATCCACGACTTCTGGCGGCCGAACTACCTGTCAACGGCGCTGGTCGACGGCAAGTACTCGCTGGCCGCGTACCTCGGGGCCCTGGAGGGGGCATGGAACGAGTACCAGTCTCGCGGTGGCTTCGCCTTCGCCGAGATGGCGAGGTTCTGCTATCACCAGCCGTTCACCAAGATGGCGGTCAAGGCGCATGACCGGTTGTGCAAGATCGTGGGCGCCGACCTCGACAAAGATCAGCGCCTGGCGCAGATCTCCGCGAGCCTGGAACTGAACCGCCGCACCGGCAACAGCTACACGGCATCCATCTATGTGGGCCTGCTCTCGCTGCTTGAACATGACGATGCCGACCTCGCCGGCGAACGCATCGGGTTCTTCAGCTACGGCTCGGGCAGTGTGTCGGAGTTCTTCACCGGTGTGGTGCGCCCCGGTTATCGCGAGCTGCTGCGAACGGCACGGGATGCCGCAGTCCTCGACAACCGCCGCCCCGTCGACTACCCGCGCTACCGTGCCCTGCACGAGAGCGTCGACGCGGTGCAGGGCGCCGACTTCGAGACGGCCGCCGAGACCACGGGCCCGTATCGGTTCGCCGGTGTCGTCGACCACGTGCGCCGGTACGAGAAGCTCGGCTGATTCTGAGAGCATCCTGACGCTGCATCAAGGCCTGGTCCCGTAGAATTCCGATGCGCCGCGGGGTCGCGGCGCAGCATCCCCCTCGCTCTCAGACTCGCCGAGAGGACCGGCCATGAGCCCGAAGACCCCCCGCGCACCTCTTGCGCGCCACGGGCGTCTTCGCTCGCCCCACCCCATCGCGCAGATCGCCACGATCATCGGCGCGGCCTTGGCCGTGGTGGTTCTCGGCGTGGCCGGCACCGCCGCCTTCGCCGCCTGGAACGCCACCGATCTGGTGCACGAGAACGCCATCACGCTCGAATCCAGCAAGCCGCTGCCTCCGACGATCGGCGAGATCGAAGGCGGCGTGAATCTGCTGCTGGTGGGCACCGACTCGTGCGAAGGGCAGGACCTCACCCTCTTCCCGCGCTGTGCGCACGACGACGGGGGTGAGCGCAACGACGTCACGATGCTCATCCACATCGGCGACAACCCGCGGCGGGTCACCGTCGTCTCGTTCCCCCGCGACATGATCGTGCCCATTCCGTCGTGCCCGTCGGCCGATGGCGGGCGCTACTCGGCCATGAGTGCGCAGATGCTCAACGTCTCGTACAGTTACGGTGGCCTCGCCTGCACCGCCCTGACGATCCAGCAGCTGACCGGGGTCGACATCCAGTTCGCCGCGGCCATCCGCTGGACCGGAGTGATAAACATGTCGGATGCCATCGGCGGCGTTAAGGTGTGCGTGGCCGGTGACATCAGTGACCGCAACACAGGGCTGCATCTGACGGCGGGCGAGCACACGCTCAAGGGCGCGCAGGCGCTGCAGTTCCTGCGCATCCGCCACGGCATCGGTGACGGGTCCGACCTCAGTCGCATCTCGAACCAGCAGCAGTTCATGTCTTCCCTGGTGCGCAAGCTGCAGTCGGGCGGGGTGCTGGGCGACCCGACCAAGCTGTTCGCACTGGCAACGACCGCACTGCAGCAGGTGTCGGACAAGCAGCTTGTGCTCGATGAGAACCTGTCGAACCCCACGCGCATGGTGCAGATAGCGATGGCGCTGAAGTCCGTGCCGTACAACGACATCGTGTTCGTGCAGTATCCGACCTCGTACGACCCTGCCAATGCATCACGGGTGCTGCCGATCTATGAGTCGGCGCAGACCCTGTTCACCGCACTCAAAGAGAACAAGTCGCTGAACCTGACCGGCAAGGCCAGCCCCGCCGACGGGGTGGAGATCACTGAAGACGGCACCCCGAGTGCGAGCGCCAGCCCGTCGCCCGACTCCGATGCCGTCGATCTGCCCTCCAGCATCACCGGCACGACGGCCGCCCAGACCACCTGCACGGTTCCGGACCATCAGTGATCCGGCCGGCGGGCACCGGGTGCGGTGCACGGTAGATTCATAGGACGATGACCACGAATCCACGCACGCCCCGAGCCGTTCTGCTGTACCTGGTCATCGGGTTGGCCGCCGGTCTGCTGTCGGGTCTGTTCGGTGTCGGTGGCGGAACCGTCATCGTGCCCCTGCTGACCTTGTTGGGCGGTTTCGAGCCGCGCCGGGCGGCCGGCACCTCGCTCGCGGCCATCGTGCCCATCGCGACGATCGGGGTGATCTCGTACGCGGTGCACGGCGCAGTGGCCTGGATCCCGGCGCTGATCCTGGCGGCGGCCGCCGTCGTCGGGGCGCAGCTGGGCACCTGGCTGCTCGCCCGGCTGCCGGTCGGCGTCGTGCGCTGGGCCTTCATCGTGTTCCTCGCCGTGGTCGTCGTGGGCCTGTTCTTCGTCATCCCCTCCCGCGACGCGCATCTCGAGCTGACCGTGCTGTCGACCCTTGCGCTGATCGCGACAGGTGTGGTCACCGGCATCCTCTCGGGTCTTCTCGGGGTGGGAGGTGGGATCATCGTGGTTCCCGCGCTCATGCTCGGCTTCGGCGTGAGCGACCTTGTCGCCAAGGGCACCTCGCTGCTGACGATGATCCCCACCGCGATCTCGGGCACGGTCGGCAACATCCGGCGCAAGAACGTCGACCTGGTCGCCGCCGCCTGCGTCGGCCTCGCGGCCTGTACGACCACGGCGCTGGGCGCCTGGCTGGCGACGCTGCTGAACCCGCAGCTGGCCAACATTCTGTTCGCGCTCTTTGTGGTGTTCATCGCCGTGCAGATGGCGGTCAAAGCGGTGCGCGGGCGGCAGAAGGTCTGATCGCCCAGCCGCGGGGGCTGCGCTGCGCGGCATGGCGCGCAGCGGGCGGCGGCCTGCGCGCAGCGCGCGGCGGGCGGGCGCGCCGTGCCGCGCAGCGCGCGGCGGCCTGCGCGCAGCGCGCGAGGGGCGGGCCGTGCGCGCCGCCGCGCGAGACTCAGCTCAGCGCGCGAGACATAGCGCGTTGCGAGGTGTTTCGCGCGAAAGCATGAGTCTCGGGCCCGGTAGGGCGGGGAAGTGTCGATGGTGGGCGTGGGTGTCGTCTGCGAGACTCACCCTGGCGCGGGGCGTTGTGCGCGAGACTCAGCTCAGCGCGCGAGACTCACCCTGGCGCGGGGCGTGGTGCGCGAGACTCAGCTCAGCGCGCGAGACATAGCGCGTTGCGGGGTGTTTCGCGCGAAAGCGTGAGTCTCGGGGCCGGTAGGGCCGGGAAGTGTCGGTGGTGGGCGTGGGCGTCGTCTGCGTGACTCACCCTGGCGCGGGGCGTATTTCGCGAGACTCAGCTCAGCGCGCGAGACATAGCGCGTTGCGAGGTGTTTCGCGCGAAAGCGTGAGTCTCGAGGCCGCGCGTCGCGAAAGCGCGAGTATCGGGCCGCGCGTCACGAACCCAAGCGCCCCGTAGCCACACGCCTGCGTCTGGGCGGGGAACGCGCGCCTTCCGACCTGCGCGCCGCGGCCCCACCCGCGGCATCCCCGCAATTCGCACGGCTCCGGTCGCTCAGCCCTCGCGTGCGCTCCTCGGTAGGATGGCCTGGTGCCCGTGAACCCCGATCTGGTTGGCCGTGCCTTCGCCCCGACCGTCCCCTACCTCGTGGGTCGCGAGAAGGTGCGCGAGTTCGCGCGCGCCGTCTTCGCCACCGACCCGCAGCACACCGACCCTGCCGCGGCGCGCGCGCTCGGCTACGCCGACGTGATCGCCCCGCCCACGTTCGCGATGGTGGTCCAAGACCTCACGCTGCAGCAGCTGCTGGCCGAGCCCGATTCGGGCATCGCGCTGGAGCGCACCATTCACGCTGAGCAGCGCTTTCGCTACACGCGCCCGATCGTCGCCGGCGACGAGTTGACCGCCCAGCTGTCGATCACCGGCGTGCGCGCTGTCGGCAAGGGTGCGATGGTCACCAGTGAGGCAGAGATCCGGGATGCCGCAGCCGCGCACGTTGTGACCGCGACATCCATTCTGCTGATCGGGGGAGACGAATGAACCCCGCGACACCTCCACACGCCGCTGGCGCGTCATCCGGCGCCGCCGGGCACGGGGATGCACAGCTCGCCGTCGGCGATGTGGTCGCCGAGCGCACCGTGCACCTCGAGCGCGAGTCGCTCGTGCGTTATGCGGGGGCCTCGGGTGACTTCAACCCGATCCACTACCGCGACGATGTCGCCGAGCGGGTCGGTCTTCCCGGCGTGCTCGCGCACGGGATGCTGACCATGGGCCTGGCCGTGGAGACGATAGTGCCGTGGCTCGGCGATGCCGGCCGCATCCTCGAGTATGGCGTGCGCTTCACCCGCCCGGTCGTCGTCGACGCCGAGAGCGGCGCCGACGTGACAGTGGTCGCCAAGGTCGGCGCCGTCGACGAGGAGTCTGCCCGCATCGATCTGACCGTCACCTGTGCCGAGGTCACCGTGCTGGGCAAGGCCCAGGTGCGCGTGCGCGTGCCCTGACATGCCGAAGCGAACACCGTGCCCTGACATGCCCGAAGCAAACACCCTTCCCTGACATGCCCGAAGTGACTCCCCTTCCCCTGGCGCGGCTGACCACCCTGCGCACCGGCGCGGCCCCCGCGCGCATGTACGA is drawn from Microbacterium protaetiae and contains these coding sequences:
- the mvaD gene encoding diphosphomevalonate decarboxylase; the protein is MSTAVAHPNIALVKYWGKRDDSLILPLTGSLSLTLDVFPTTTTVVVDPHAEADQIVFDAAPATGSAAARITAFLDLVRTLAGTNARARVDTRNSVPTGAGLASSASGFAALAVAAADAYGLTLDQRALSRLARRGSGSACRSIIPGAAIWHAGLDDATSFAEHVDGPDLGMVIAVVDAGAKAVSSREAMRRTRDTSPYADAWVHAAEADLALMQQAFAAGDIGMIGEVTESNALRMHAAIMGCRPPIRYLAPQSVALFDAAARLRAQGLQAYATADAGPNVVFVCPAGEVDAVREALTADMPGERLIAARAGAGAHLVEVTA
- a CDS encoding phosphomevalonate kinase translates to MIREQAPGKLFIAGEYAVVEPGEPSVLVAVDRHITVEVEPADTRGSISSDQYGRAPLLWTRDDGVVVLDQDHAPYDYVLSALGAVEQLAAARGIPPLFCDIRISSQLDDVSGRKFGLGSSAAVTVATVRALDRLYGLELTPMQLFKLALIATVRVSPAASGGDVAASAFGGWIAYSAPDRAWVRSEAETQGVAALLDQDWPALSVHRLPAPTGLRLLVGWTGQPASTERLVGSVQHRKPAGESRYREFVDDSRAAVEQLVDALQRRDAAGTLHAIRLARTALGDLARHAGLQIETPALTALCEIATAAGAAAKSSGAGGGDCGIVLAPPEADIHRMLTEWELNDIRHLDLKVYDVQGAIREQ
- the fni gene encoding type 2 isopentenyl-diphosphate Delta-isomerase, encoding MSSGRKDQHVDLADAQQQDRPAHNDFDDVRFVHHALAGIDRERVSLSTAFAGIDWPVPLYVNGMTGGSARTGEINRSLAIAARETGVPIATGSMSVALRDPDMIGTFRVMRDENPGGFVMANLSADATPDDAARVVDLLQADALQVHLNSVQETVMPEGSRDFSAWPGNLAAIVERLEVPVIVKEVGFGLSRPTLERLAQLGVAVADVSGAGGTDFARIENARRAENDYAFMTGWGQSAVCSLLDAGDAAPGGIPDLVASGGVRTPLDVVRALALGAHAVGVSGVFLHAVLRGGEDALIARIGAWLEQIAQLHALLGASTPAELARTDLLLRGDVREFCELRGIDAAAFSRRGERHTGSSDEG
- a CDS encoding hydroxymethylglutaryl-CoA reductase — translated: MRDDTVSAAPVPLKWVGPISISGNVMSGLHEVPLATYETPLWPSVGRGAKISTLCERGIVATLIDERMARSVLFEADDAGTALAAVQALDARRDELQQVISRASRFAKLLDLHHQIVGNLLFLRFELSTGDASGHNMVTLAADKLMDHILSTIPGLRYGSISGNYCSDKKATAVNGILGRGKNVVTELLIPREVVTRRLHTSPEAIAELNVRKNLIGTITAGGLRSANAHYANMLLAFYLATGQDAANIVEGSQGITHAEVRGGDLYFSCTLPNLIVGTVGNGKDLAFVEQNIARLGCADDREPGENARRLAVLCAATVLCGELSLMAAQTNPGELMAAHVNIERKNAR
- a CDS encoding hydroxymethylglutaryl-CoA synthase, with the translated sequence MTIGISDLAFATAHQVLDLQQLADVQGIDVGKFYIGIGQSQMSVPTADEDIVTMGAEAAAQILARHGSDGIRTLLFATESGIDQSKSAGVFVHGLLGMGEHCRVVELKQACYSATAALQFALGIVARDASEKVLVIASDVARYALDSSGEPTQGAAAVAFLVTADPALIEIEPVTGLHTDDIHDFWRPNYLSTALVDGKYSLAAYLGALEGAWNEYQSRGGFAFAEMARFCYHQPFTKMAVKAHDRLCKIVGADLDKDQRLAQISASLELNRRTGNSYTASIYVGLLSLLEHDDADLAGERIGFFSYGSGSVSEFFTGVVRPGYRELLRTARDAAVLDNRRPVDYPRYRALHESVDAVQGADFETAAETTGPYRFAGVVDHVRRYEKLG
- a CDS encoding LCP family protein — protein: MSPKTPRAPLARHGRLRSPHPIAQIATIIGAALAVVVLGVAGTAAFAAWNATDLVHENAITLESSKPLPPTIGEIEGGVNLLLVGTDSCEGQDLTLFPRCAHDDGGERNDVTMLIHIGDNPRRVTVVSFPRDMIVPIPSCPSADGGRYSAMSAQMLNVSYSYGGLACTALTIQQLTGVDIQFAAAIRWTGVINMSDAIGGVKVCVAGDISDRNTGLHLTAGEHTLKGAQALQFLRIRHGIGDGSDLSRISNQQQFMSSLVRKLQSGGVLGDPTKLFALATTALQQVSDKQLVLDENLSNPTRMVQIAMALKSVPYNDIVFVQYPTSYDPANASRVLPIYESAQTLFTALKENKSLNLTGKASPADGVEITEDGTPSASASPSPDSDAVDLPSSITGTTAAQTTCTVPDHQ
- a CDS encoding sulfite exporter TauE/SafE family protein, giving the protein MTTNPRTPRAVLLYLVIGLAAGLLSGLFGVGGGTVIVPLLTLLGGFEPRRAAGTSLAAIVPIATIGVISYAVHGAVAWIPALILAAAAVVGAQLGTWLLARLPVGVVRWAFIVFLAVVVVGLFFVIPSRDAHLELTVLSTLALIATGVVTGILSGLLGVGGGIIVVPALMLGFGVSDLVAKGTSLLTMIPTAISGTVGNIRRKNVDLVAAACVGLAACTTTALGAWLATLLNPQLANILFALFVVFIAVQMAVKAVRGRQKV
- a CDS encoding FAS1-like dehydratase domain-containing protein translates to MPVNPDLVGRAFAPTVPYLVGREKVREFARAVFATDPQHTDPAAARALGYADVIAPPTFAMVVQDLTLQQLLAEPDSGIALERTIHAEQRFRYTRPIVAGDELTAQLSITGVRAVGKGAMVTSEAEIRDAAAAHVVTATSILLIGGDE
- a CDS encoding MaoC/PaaZ C-terminal domain-containing protein; translation: MNPATPPHAAGASSGAAGHGDAQLAVGDVVAERTVHLERESLVRYAGASGDFNPIHYRDDVAERVGLPGVLAHGMLTMGLAVETIVPWLGDAGRILEYGVRFTRPVVVDAESGADVTVVAKVGAVDEESARIDLTVTCAEVTVLGKAQVRVRVP